The following coding sequences are from one Canis lupus baileyi chromosome 23, mCanLup2.hap1, whole genome shotgun sequence window:
- the LOC140615266 gene encoding olfactory receptor 52H1-like: MYNLSSYNTGDFTLLGIPGLEQYHVWISIPFCFIYLVAIVGNSILLYLIAVERSLHAPMFFFLSMLAITDVILSTTCVPKSLTVFWLGPQKISFPGCLTQLFFLHYSFVLDSAILLAMAFDRYVAICFPLRYTAILTSRTTLKIVVGISFRSFCIFAPCVFLVNRLPFCGTRIIPHTYCEHIGVARLACADISINIWYGFCVPIMTVISDVILIAVSYTLILCAVFRLPSQDARQKALGTCGSHVCVILMFYIPAFFSILAHRFGHNVPRTFHILFANLYVVMPPALNPIVYGVKTKSIWDKVVLLLFPRGTQ, from the coding sequence ATGTACAACCTGAGTAGCTACAACACAGGTGACTTCACCCTCCTGGGCATCCCTGGCCTTGAGCAGTACCACGTCTGGATCAGCATCCCCTTCTGCTTTATCTATCTCGTGGCCATTGTGGGCAACAGTATCCTCCTCTACCTCATTGCCGTGGAGCGGAGTCTTCACGCACccatgttctttttcctttccatgctAGCCATTACAGATGTGATCTTGTCTACCACATGTGTCCCCAAATCCCTTACCGTCTTCTGGCTTGGTCCCCAGAAAATCAGTTTTCCTGGTTGCCTCACCCAGTTATTCTTTCTGCATTATAGCTTTGTCCTGGACTCAGCTATACTCCTGGCCATGGCATTTgatcgctatgtggccatctgcttCCCCTTGAGATATACCGCTATTCTGACCTCCAGGACCACTCTCAAAATTGTTGTGggaatttccttcagaagtttcTGCATTTTTGCTCCATGTGTTTTTCTTGTAAATCGTCTACCTTTTTGCGGGACACGCATCATACCACACACATACTGTGAGCACATAGGTGTGGCCCGGCTCGCCTGTGCTGACATCTCCATCAACATCTGGTATGGCTTTTGTGTTCCCATCATGACAGTCATCTCAGATGTGATTCTCATTGCCGTTTCTTACACCCTCATCCTCTGTGCGGTCTTCCGCCTGCCCTCCCAAGATGCCCGCCAGAAGGCCCTTGGCACCTGTGGTTCCCATGTCTGTGTCATCCTCATGTTCTATATACCAGCATTCTTCTCCATCCTTGCCCATCGCTTTGGCCATAATGTCCCCCGGACTTTTCACATCCTCTTTGCCAACCTCTATGTAGTTATGCCACCTGCACTCAATCCTATTGTCTACGGAGTAAAGACCAAGAGTATCTGGGACAAAGTCGTTCTCTTGCTCTTCCCTCGTGGGACTCAATGA
- the LOC140614910 gene encoding olfactory receptor 52H1-like, whose translation MIIFNLSNYNPGPFILVGIPGLEHCHVWIGIPFCIIYVVALVGNCTLLYLITVERSLHEPMFFFLSMLAMTDLILSTAGVPKSLSIFWLGAREITFPGCLTQMFFHHCSFVLDSAILMAMAFDRYVAICSPLRYTTILTPRTITKIAVGISFRSFCIILPDVFLLTRLPFCRTRIIPHTYCEHIGVARLACADISINIWYGFCVPIMTVISDVILIAVSYTLILCAVFRLPSRDARQKALGTCGSHVCVILMFYIPAFFSILAHRFGHNVPRTFHIMFANLYIVIPPALNPIVYGVKTTQIRHKVILLFSTKGSE comes from the coding sequence ATGATCATTTTCAACCTGAGCAATTACAACCCAGGACCCTTCATTCTGGTGGGAATCCCCGGCCTGGAGCATTGCCATGTGTGGATTGGGATTCCCTTCTGTATCATCTATGTTGTGGCCCTCGTGGGAAACTGTACCCTTCTCTACCTCATCACAGTGGAACGTAGCCTTCATGAacccatgtttttctttctctccatgctGGCCATGACTGATCTAATCCTGTCCACAGCTGGTGTTCCCAAATCACTCAGTATCTTTTGGCTTGGGGCTCGAGAAATCACATTCCCAGGGTGTCTTACACAAATGTTCTTCCACCACTGTAGCTTTGTCCTAGATTCAGCCATCTTGATGGCCATGGCATTTgatcgctatgtggccatctgctcCCCCCTGAGATATACCACTATTCTGACCCCCAGGACCATCACCAAGATTGCAGTGGGCATCTCCTTTCGAAGCTTCTGCATCATCCTGCCTGATGTATTCTTGCTTACACGTTTGCCTTTCTGCAGGACACGCATCATACCACACACATACTGTGAGCACATAGGTGTGGCCCGGCTCGCCTGTGCTGACATCTCCATCAACATCTGGTATGGCTTTTGTGTTCCCATCATGACAGTCATCTCAGATGTGATTCTCATTGCCGTTTCTTACACCCTCATCCTCTGTGCGGTCTTCCGCCTGCCCTCCCGAGATGCCCGCCAGAAGGCCCTTGGCACCTGTGGTTCCCATGTCTGTGTCATCCTCATGTTCTATATACCAGCATTCTTCTCCATTCTTGCCCATCGCTTTGGCCATAATGTCCCTCGTACTTTTCACATCATGTTTGCCAACCTCTATATTGTTATTCCACCTGCACTCAACCCCATTGTCTATGGAGTAAAGACCACACAGATCCGACATAAGGTCATCCTTTTGTTTTCTACCAAGGGTTCAGAATGA
- the LOC140615477 gene encoding olfactory receptor 52H1-like, producing the protein MSAMIIFNLSNYNPGPFILVGIPGLEHCHVWIGIPFCIIYVVALVGNCTLLYLITVERSLHEPMFFFLSMLATTDLILSTAGVPKSLSIFWLGAREITFPGCLTQMFFHHCSFVLDSAILMAMAFDRYVAICSPLRYTTILTPRTITKIAVGISFRSFCIILPVVFLLTRLPFCRTRIIPHTYCEHIGVARLACADISINIWYGFCVPIMTVISDVILIAVSYTLILCAVFRLPSRDARQKALGTCGSHVCVILMFYIPAFFSILAHRFGHNVPRTFHILFANLYVVIPPALNPIVYGVKTKQIRERVILLFSTKSSE; encoded by the coding sequence ATGTCTGCCATGATCATTTTCAACCTGAGCAATTACAACCCAGGACCCTTCATTCTGGTGGGAATCCCCGGCCTGGAGCATTGCCATGTGTGGATTGGGATTCCCTTCTGTATCATCTATGTTGTGGCCCTCGTGGGAAACTGTACCCTTCTCTACCTCATCACAGTGGAACGTAGCCTTCATGAacccatgtttttctttctctccatgctGGCCACGACTGATCTCATCCTGTCCACAGCTGGTGTTCCCAAATCACTCAGTATCTTTTGGCTTGGGGCTCGAGAAATCACATTCCCAGGGTGTCTTACACAAATGTTCTTCCACCACTGTAGCTTTGTCCTAGATTCAGCCATCTTGATGGCCATGGCATTTgatcgctatgtggccatctgctcCCCCCTGAGATATACCACTATTCTGACCCCCAGGACCATCACCAAGATTGCAGTGGGCATCTCCTTTCGAAGCTTCTGCATCATTCTGCCAGTTGTATTCTTGCTTACACGTTTGCCTTTCTGCAGGACACGCATCATACCACACACATACTGTGAGCACATAGGTGTGGCCCGGCTCGCCTGTGCTGACATCTCCATCAACATCTGGTATGGCTTTTGTGTTCCCATCATGACAGTCATCTCAGATGTGATTCTCATTGCCGTTTCTTACACCCTCATCCTCTGTGCGGTCTTCCGCCTGCCCTCCCGAGATGCCCGCCAGAAGGCCCTTGGCACCTGTGGTTCCCATGTCTGTGTCATCCTCATGTTCTATATACCAGCATTCTTCTCCATCCTTGCCCATCGTTTTGGGCATAATGTCCCTCGTACATTTCACATCCTCTTTGCCAACCTCTATGTAGTTATCCCACCTGCACTCAACCCCATTGTCTATGGAGTGAAAACCAAGCAAATAAGAGAAAGggtcatccttttattttctaccaaGAGTTCAGAATGA